The following proteins are co-located in the Candidatus Cloacimonadota bacterium genome:
- a CDS encoding lipoate--protein ligase: MLLIVSPSHWAPFNIASEEHILQNYAENVFLLYRNAPSIIVGRNQNALAEINLDWVTRHKIPVVRRLTGGGTVFHDMGNLNFSFIMNRSAREESGFAKYTAPVLAVLRNLGVDAKLEGRNDLTIKGMKFSGNARAVYKSKVQQHGTILFSSHIADLSAALKANPLKFSDKAVKSVSSRVTNVCEHLPKPLPLEEFIALVQAEVLGMYPEARAHSFSPDDEAAIQALARDKYDCWDWNFSRSPAYNRVQAIRCAAGTIEFHADVHKGRITALKVYGDFFGNRDIAGFEAALIGVPHRETELREALDALPLEEYFGPATSADLLPGLI; the protein is encoded by the coding sequence ATGCTGCTGATCGTAAGCCCCAGCCACTGGGCGCCGTTCAACATCGCCAGCGAGGAACATATCCTCCAAAACTACGCGGAGAACGTATTCCTGCTCTACCGCAACGCGCCTTCCATCATTGTGGGCCGCAACCAGAACGCCCTGGCGGAGATCAACCTGGATTGGGTAACCCGGCACAAGATTCCCGTGGTGCGGCGCCTCACCGGTGGCGGAACCGTTTTTCACGACATGGGCAACCTTAACTTCAGCTTCATAATGAACCGCTCGGCCAGGGAAGAAAGCGGATTTGCCAAATACACCGCACCGGTGCTGGCTGTCCTTAGGAATTTGGGTGTGGATGCCAAGCTGGAGGGACGCAACGACCTCACCATCAAAGGGATGAAGTTCTCCGGCAATGCCCGTGCTGTTTACAAAAGCAAGGTCCAGCAGCATGGCACCATCCTGTTTTCCAGCCACATTGCCGACCTCAGCGCGGCCCTGAAAGCCAATCCACTCAAATTCAGCGACAAAGCTGTGAAATCGGTGTCCAGCCGCGTGACCAATGTGTGCGAACATCTGCCCAAGCCATTGCCGCTGGAGGAGTTCATCGCCCTGGTGCAGGCTGAGGTGCTGGGGATGTATCCAGAAGCCCGGGCCCATTCCTTCAGCCCTGATGACGAAGCCGCCATCCAGGCTTTGGCCAGGGACAAATATGACTGCTGGGATTGGAATTTCAGCCGCTCCCCAGCTTACAACCGCGTGCAGGCAATCCGCTGCGCCGCCGGCACCATAGAATTCCACGCCGACGTCCACAAGGGCCGGATCACTGCTTTGAAGGTGTATGGCGATTTCTTCGGAAACCGCGATATAGCAGGATTTGAAGCCGCGCTCATCGGCGTTCCCCACCGTGAAACCGAGCTGCGCGAAGCCCTGGACGCGCTTCCCCTTGAGGAGTATTTCGGCCCCGCCACCAGCGCCGATCTCCTGCCGGGGTTGATTTGA